In one Lycium barbarum isolate Lr01 chromosome 7, ASM1917538v2, whole genome shotgun sequence genomic region, the following are encoded:
- the LOC132602135 gene encoding defensin-like protein P322, which yields MAHSMRYFATVVLLAMLVMATEMGSMQIAEARACQSPSRHFKGECLSENCLDVCEAEGFTDGECLGPHFRCICSKPC from the exons ATGGCACACTCCATGCGTTACTTTGCTACTGTGGTACTTCTAGCAATGCTTGTCATGGCTACTG AGATGGGATCGATGCAAATTGCAGAGGCAAGAGCTTGCCAGTCCCCGAGCCGCCATTTCAAGGGGGAATGTTTGAGCGAGAACTGCCTCGACGTCTGTGAGGCAGAAGGATTTACCGATGGCGAATGTCTTGGACCCCACTTCCGTTGCATATGCTCTAAGCCATGTTAA
- the LOC132601278 gene encoding uncharacterized protein LOC132601278 gives MGPYQPELKVFPNTKFGDKMRQFNPDWYKPLYFGWLEYSIKDDAAFCLCCYLFKNEFESRGNAGRAFVDNGFRSWNHGPVRLKSHVGEVNSTHNKCFNRMLDLKNQRQSIQASFSNLNEKDKSDYRIRLNALIYVVRFLLRNGLSFRGHDESEDSEYKVFFLNFWNFMEITIRMWKRMQFILYLRITRNVYRNYVDKGILRQHQVEKLEELLKVGEIFTEQGLNQERGLQRPGDTRWGSHFKTLENFMIIFSSIANVLKDMKEDSPLKFDRLAVGNLLDNIQEFEFVFILHLMFKMLLFANELNRAL, from the exons ATGGGGCCTTATCAACCGGAACTGAAAGTATTTCCTAACACTAAGTTTGGGGATAAGATGCGTCAATTTAATCCTGACTGGTATAAGCCTCTATATTTTGGTTGGTTGGAATATAGCATAAAAGATGATGCTGCATTTTGTTTGTGTTGTTATTTGTTCAAGAATGAATTTGAAAGTCGTGGTAATGCGGGGAGAGCATTTGTAGACAATGGTTTTAGGAGTTGGAACCATGGTCCGGTGAGACTTAAATCACATGTTGGTGAAGTAAATAGTACTCATAATAAATGTTTCAATAGGATGCTAGATTTGAAAAATCAACGTCAATCGATTCAAGCTTCTTTTTCGAATCTCAATGAGAAAGACAAGAGTGATTATCGAATTCGCTTAAATGCCTTGATTTATGTGGTAAGGTTTCTCCTAAGAAATGGATTATCATTTCGTGGTCATGATGAGAGTGAAGATTCCGAATACAAGgtctttttcttgaacttttggaATTTCATGGAAATAACCATCCGGATGTGGAAAAG AATGCAATTTATTCTTTACTTGAGGATCACTCGCAATGTTTATCGAAATTACGTGGACAAG GGAATACTTCGACAAcaccaagtggagaagttggaagaatTGCTTAAAGTCGGAGAAATTTTTACTGAGCAAGGATTGAATCAAGAACGTGGTCTCCAACGACCAGGTGATACTCGTTGGGGATCTCATTTTAagaccttggaaaatttcatgaTTATATTTTCTTCAATTGCTAATGTGCTTAAAGATATGAAAGAAGATTCTCCACTCAAGTTTGATAGACTTGCAGTAGGAAATCTTCTGGATAACATTCAGGAATTTGAATTTGTCTTTATTTTGCATTTGATGTTCAAGATGTTGCTTTTTGCAAATGAATTGAACAGAGCTTTATAA
- the LOC132601280 gene encoding uncharacterized protein LOC132601280: MELLNLAKIRLQKMRESELESLMDDVYSFCGKHEILLPKMDDDYPRSKRKRSGVSYLHHFHVEVFYAIIDLQLQELNNRFDVVTSDLLLGMASLNPVDSFANFDKNKIMKLAGYYKNDFGDNQLRDLSYQLDSFIGIKDLAIVMAKTKLDQTWSLVYLLVKLTLILPIATASVERAFSSMKLIKNDLRNRIGEEFLNGCLVCKIEPKVFATISNDAIMNSFQRMKPRRVQL; this comes from the exons ATGGAGTTGCTTAACCTTGCAAAGATAAGATTGCAAAAAATGAGAGAAAGTGAATTGGAGTCTTTGATGGATGACGTTTATTCATTTTGTGGAAAACATGAAATTTTGCTTCCCAAAATGGATGATGACTATCCAAGATCAAAGCGTAAGAGGTCTGGAGTTTCATATTTACATCACTTTCATGTGGAAGTATTTTATGCAATTATTGATTTGCAACTTCAGGAGCTCAATAACCGTTTTGATGTTGTGACTAGTGACTTACTCCTTGGTATGGCTAGTTTGAATCCTGTTGATTCATTTGCTAATTTTGACAAGAACAAGATAATGAAGTTGGCCGGGTATTACAAAAATGATTTTGGTGATAACCAACTTCGAGATCTCAGTTACCAGCTTGATAGTTTCATT GGGATTAAGGATCTTGCTATTGTGATGGCAAAAACAAAATTGGATCAAACTTGGTCTCTTGTTTATTTACTTGTGAAGCTGACATTGATTTTACCTATTGCTACTGCAAGTGTGGAAAGAGCATTTTCCTCAATGAAGCTCATAAAAAATGATCTGCGCAATCGCATTGGTGAAGAATTTCTAAATGGTTGTTTAGTTTGTAAGATAGAGCCTAAGGTATTTGCAACTATAAGCAATGATGCTATTATGAATAGTTTTCAAAGGATGAAGCCTCGTCGAGTACAATTGTAA